One Paenarthrobacter aurescens TC1 DNA window includes the following coding sequences:
- a CDS encoding oxidoreductase, FAD/FMN-binding family protein (identified by match to protein family HMM PF00724), protein MLFSPLALGELELSNRLVMAPLTRLRAGQNGVPGSLIAEHYRQRASLGLIVSEGTYPTPAGQSYPGQPGLVTEEQIAGWKKVTDAVHAAGGRIFAQIMHGGRVSHADITSGHEIVGPSAVAIEGEVRTPNGKQAYPVPRELRTDELPGVIQEIVTASTNAIEAGFDGVELHSANGYLLHEFLAPNSNVRTDSYGGSPENRARFVIETVNAVVEALGANRVGIRISPEHNVQGIAETDAADVRATYEVLVDTIAPLNLAYLSILHHDPKSALVQGLRERFNGTFLVNTGFSEITTRDEAFAIIEDGLADAVVVGRPAIANPDLARRWRESLPLNEPDASTFYADGAEGYTDYPFYSN, encoded by the coding sequence ATGCTGTTTTCCCCTCTGGCCCTCGGCGAGCTTGAACTTTCCAACCGACTGGTGATGGCGCCCCTGACGCGCCTCCGCGCGGGTCAGAACGGGGTGCCGGGTTCATTGATCGCTGAGCATTATCGGCAGCGGGCTTCCCTCGGCTTGATCGTTAGCGAGGGCACCTATCCCACGCCCGCCGGCCAGTCATACCCGGGACAGCCGGGGCTCGTCACGGAGGAGCAAATCGCAGGCTGGAAGAAGGTCACCGACGCTGTTCACGCTGCGGGCGGACGCATCTTTGCCCAGATCATGCACGGCGGGCGCGTTTCGCACGCCGATATCACCAGTGGCCACGAGATCGTCGGCCCCAGCGCCGTCGCCATCGAAGGTGAAGTTCGCACGCCCAACGGCAAGCAGGCTTACCCGGTACCGCGCGAACTCCGCACCGACGAGCTCCCGGGAGTTATCCAGGAAATTGTCACCGCCTCCACGAACGCCATCGAGGCAGGTTTCGACGGCGTTGAGCTTCACTCCGCCAACGGCTACCTGTTGCACGAGTTCCTTGCGCCCAACTCCAACGTGCGCACTGACAGCTACGGCGGCTCCCCGGAGAACCGGGCCCGCTTCGTGATCGAGACAGTCAACGCCGTGGTGGAGGCGCTCGGCGCAAACCGCGTAGGCATCCGCATTTCCCCCGAGCACAATGTGCAGGGAATTGCCGAGACAGACGCCGCCGACGTCCGCGCAACCTACGAGGTTTTGGTGGACACCATCGCACCACTGAACCTGGCCTACCTGAGCATCCTCCACCACGACCCCAAGAGTGCCTTGGTCCAGGGTCTCCGCGAGCGTTTCAACGGCACGTTCCTGGTGAACACCGGCTTCAGCGAAATCACTACCCGTGACGAAGCTTTCGCCATCATCGAAGACGGCCTTGCCGACGCCGTAGTGGTGGGCCGCCCCGCCATTGCCAACCCGGACCTCGCACGCCGCTGGCGTGAAAGCCTGCCGCTCAACGAGCCGGACGCCTCCACCTTCTACGCAGACGGCGCCGAGGGCTACACGGACTACCCGTTCTACTCGAACTAA
- a CDS encoding putative transcription regulator, GntR family (identified by match to protein family HMM PF00392; match to protein family HMM PF07729), with protein MAEPSPSVARAGFPVSRQVLADHVYEALLEWLMDGRLEPGAAVSIDGMARELDVSPTPVREALARLEHTGMVRRVALKGYRVAPVFTREDFAELMEARLSIEPVNARLACSRMTPDGLDALKQAVEDLKTAPRGGSFAEYRSYLEADERFHQLIAAQASNQFLLAAYNTLGGQIQRFRLFGGVGITDAEQAIAEHQAVLDAMISGDPERAASMMVDHVQKVRGRAMADAPED; from the coding sequence ATGGCTGAACCTTCCCCGTCCGTTGCCCGCGCTGGCTTTCCTGTCAGCCGCCAAGTGCTGGCCGACCATGTATACGAAGCCCTCCTCGAGTGGCTCATGGATGGTCGGTTGGAGCCCGGGGCAGCGGTGAGCATCGACGGGATGGCTCGCGAACTCGACGTTTCGCCGACGCCGGTGCGGGAAGCGTTGGCCCGTTTGGAGCACACGGGAATGGTGCGGCGTGTGGCGCTAAAGGGCTACCGTGTGGCACCCGTGTTCACCCGCGAAGACTTCGCCGAACTCATGGAGGCCCGGTTGTCCATTGAGCCGGTCAACGCCCGATTGGCCTGTTCGCGGATGACCCCCGACGGTCTTGACGCTCTGAAGCAAGCTGTGGAGGACCTGAAAACTGCTCCCCGTGGGGGGTCGTTTGCGGAGTACCGCAGTTACCTGGAAGCCGATGAGCGCTTCCACCAACTCATCGCCGCGCAAGCCAGCAACCAATTTCTGCTGGCCGCCTACAACACGCTGGGCGGGCAGATCCAACGCTTCCGACTGTTTGGGGGAGTGGGCATCACCGACGCCGAGCAAGCGATCGCTGAGCACCAGGCCGTCCTGGACGCCATGATCAGCGGGGACCCGGAAAGGGCCGCTTCCATGATGGTGGATCACGTCCAGAAGGTGCGCGGCCGAGCGATGGCAGACGCGCCGGAGGACTAG
- a CDS encoding putative sugar phosphate isomerase/epimerase (identified by match to protein family HMM PF01261), which produces MAYTAENWPITAALLQFPGMDAAGQQVNDADASVWAAVLQEVKDAGFANADLTDSWVRPGDLSKERLAEFKQTADEVGIGVPVISAIRRSVIHATDWADNLAYSHRTIDAAAELGCEVVSFGLHQAITPEQQKQLWFWTVEGYKDPVGDKEAWGNAVSRIRELGMHAAEAGVLLSLEMYEDTYLGTADSSVQLVQDIGLDNVGLNPDLGNLIRLHRPIEDWREMVAKTLPYSNYWHMKNYIRDEDVARDSYITMPAPMESGLINYREAFRFAVSVGFQGILCTEHYGGDGLSVTASNQDYLRRHVLPKTDGYELGQSQVAQGRQVPATQLAGV; this is translated from the coding sequence ATGGCGTACACCGCCGAGAATTGGCCCATCACCGCGGCCCTCCTGCAGTTCCCCGGCATGGATGCCGCAGGGCAGCAGGTCAACGACGCCGATGCTTCCGTTTGGGCCGCCGTCCTCCAGGAAGTCAAGGATGCCGGTTTCGCTAACGCAGACCTCACCGATAGCTGGGTTCGCCCGGGCGACCTCAGCAAGGAACGACTTGCCGAATTCAAGCAGACCGCTGATGAAGTGGGCATTGGCGTGCCGGTGATCTCCGCCATCCGCCGCAGCGTCATCCATGCCACGGACTGGGCGGACAACCTCGCCTACAGCCACCGCACCATCGACGCCGCTGCGGAGCTGGGATGTGAAGTAGTGTCCTTCGGACTTCACCAGGCCATCACCCCTGAGCAGCAGAAGCAGCTGTGGTTCTGGACCGTCGAGGGTTACAAGGACCCGGTGGGGGACAAGGAAGCGTGGGGCAACGCCGTCTCCCGCATCCGGGAACTTGGGATGCATGCGGCCGAGGCCGGCGTCCTCCTCTCCCTGGAAATGTACGAAGACACGTACCTCGGAACCGCTGACTCCTCAGTGCAACTGGTCCAGGACATCGGCTTGGACAACGTTGGCCTGAACCCGGACCTTGGCAACCTGATCCGTTTGCACCGGCCCATCGAGGACTGGCGCGAGATGGTGGCAAAGACCCTGCCGTACTCCAACTACTGGCACATGAAGAACTACATCCGGGACGAAGACGTGGCCCGGGACAGCTACATCACCATGCCGGCGCCCATGGAAAGCGGCCTTATCAACTACCGCGAGGCCTTCAGGTTTGCGGTTTCCGTCGGCTTCCAAGGCATTCTTTGCACCGAGCACTACGGCGGCGATGGCCTCAGCGTCACGGCAAGCAACCAGGACTACCTCCGCAGGCACGTCCTGCCCAAGACCGACGGCTATGAGCTCGGCCAGAGCCAGGTAGCCCAGGGGCGCCAAGTACCGGCAACGCAGCTCGCAGGAGTCTAG
- a CDS encoding putative dihydroxyacetone kinase, L subunit (identified by match to protein family HMM PF02733; match to protein family HMM PF02734) — translation MTQIFDNPADFADDALDGFVAANRGYVARVDGGVVRSTEVPSGQVALVVGGGSGHYPAFAGLVGPGLATGSACGNMFASPAAGQVYRVAKAANAGGGVLLSYGNYAGDVLHFGQAQLRLNAEGIETRTVTVTDDIASAPIEQLEKRRGIAGDLTVFKIAGAAAEAGLDLDAVERLAIKTNYRTRSLGVAFDGCTLPGAKDPLFHVPAGQMSLGLGIHGEPGISEHPMPTASELAELLVTKLLADKPEDAADRVVAIVNGLGTVKYDELFLLFGKIEKLLTAAGLTVVEPECGELVTSLDMSGLSLTLLWLDDELEQYWAAPADTPAFRKGSMAPRAPRAEAAIDDAETADVEQPTPAAAELGRQTVAILAQVRDVVVEHEEELGKLDAIAGDGDHGIGMRRGVDAAAAASEGAEGASVARVLTAAGEAWSERAGGTSGALWGSAVIAAGQSLGNRESYTSEDAAAAVDAFVRAITELGKADPGDKTMVDALLPFRDTFLTELDGGTPVDRALAVAAAAAESAAAKTAELRPLKGRARPLAEKSIGHPDPGAVSFGLIAARISQFIDSQLATASSAAAAGNGAQA, via the coding sequence ATGACACAGATTTTCGACAACCCGGCAGACTTTGCCGATGACGCGCTGGACGGCTTCGTGGCTGCCAACCGTGGCTACGTCGCACGCGTTGACGGCGGTGTGGTCCGCTCCACGGAAGTCCCCTCCGGCCAGGTTGCCCTGGTGGTTGGTGGCGGCTCGGGACACTACCCGGCCTTCGCCGGGCTGGTAGGCCCAGGCCTTGCAACGGGTTCGGCGTGCGGCAACATGTTCGCCTCCCCGGCGGCCGGCCAGGTTTACCGTGTAGCGAAGGCGGCCAACGCCGGTGGTGGAGTGCTGCTCAGCTACGGCAACTACGCCGGCGACGTGTTGCACTTCGGCCAGGCGCAGCTCCGGCTCAACGCTGAGGGCATCGAAACCCGCACTGTCACCGTCACGGACGACATCGCCAGCGCTCCGATCGAGCAGCTCGAGAAGCGCCGCGGCATCGCGGGGGACCTCACCGTTTTCAAGATTGCCGGCGCCGCCGCCGAAGCGGGACTGGACCTTGACGCCGTCGAGCGTCTGGCCATCAAGACCAACTACCGGACCCGTTCGCTGGGTGTGGCCTTTGACGGCTGCACGCTTCCCGGCGCCAAGGATCCGCTGTTCCATGTTCCTGCAGGGCAGATGTCATTGGGCCTGGGGATTCACGGCGAACCCGGAATTTCCGAGCACCCGATGCCCACCGCATCCGAGCTGGCGGAGCTGCTGGTCACCAAGCTGCTCGCGGACAAACCTGAGGACGCCGCGGACCGCGTGGTGGCTATCGTCAACGGCCTTGGCACGGTGAAGTATGACGAACTCTTCCTCCTGTTCGGCAAGATCGAGAAACTACTGACGGCGGCAGGCCTCACCGTGGTGGAGCCCGAGTGCGGTGAGCTGGTGACCAGCCTGGACATGTCCGGGCTCTCCCTGACATTGCTGTGGTTGGACGATGAACTTGAGCAGTACTGGGCCGCACCGGCTGACACCCCGGCGTTCCGCAAGGGCAGCATGGCGCCCCGCGCGCCACGCGCCGAGGCAGCAATCGACGACGCCGAAACCGCCGACGTCGAGCAGCCCACCCCGGCAGCGGCTGAACTCGGGCGGCAGACCGTGGCCATCCTCGCCCAGGTGCGGGACGTCGTCGTCGAACATGAAGAGGAACTCGGCAAGCTGGACGCGATCGCCGGCGATGGTGACCACGGCATCGGAATGCGGCGCGGCGTCGATGCTGCCGCCGCCGCAAGCGAAGGCGCCGAAGGTGCTTCCGTTGCGCGCGTTCTGACAGCAGCCGGGGAAGCTTGGAGCGAGCGGGCCGGCGGGACGTCCGGGGCGCTGTGGGGTTCGGCAGTCATCGCGGCCGGGCAGTCGCTCGGGAACCGTGAAAGCTACACCTCGGAGGACGCGGCCGCCGCTGTGGACGCCTTCGTGCGGGCCATCACCGAACTCGGCAAAGCGGATCCCGGGGACAAGACCATGGTGGACGCGCTCCTGCCGTTCCGGGACACCTTCCTCACAGAACTCGACGGCGGTACTCCCGTTGACCGGGCCCTGGCAGTTGCCGCTGCGGCAGCCGAGTCCGCTGCAGCGAAGACAGCTGAACTTCGGCCGCTCAAGGGCCGGGCGCGACCGCTCGCGGAAAAGAGCATCGGGCACCCTGATCCGGGTGCGGTGTCCTTTGGGTTGATCGCCGCCAGGATCTCGCAATTTATCGATTCACAACTGGCCACCGCTTCTTCAGCGGCAGCGGCCGGAAACGGAGCCCAAGCATGA